Proteins from one Cicer arietinum cultivar CDC Frontier isolate Library 1 chromosome 3, Cicar.CDCFrontier_v2.0, whole genome shotgun sequence genomic window:
- the LOC101493487 gene encoding L-type lectin-domain containing receptor kinase S.4: MLLPTSHYIPFNFIMQTLLQFFIPFFLFHFVPISSQVDQLIYTGFKDVGPNNITLNGIAEIEKNGVLRLTNETSRLMGHAFYPLPFQLKNKTTGKVFSFSSSFAIAVVPEYPKLGGHGMAFTLAPSKNLNALPSQYLGLLNSSDAGNFTNHLFAVEFDTVQDFEFGDINDNHVGIDINSLVSNASVAAEYYTDDSTKQNLNIKGGKPILVWVEYDSLVNVVSVTLSPTSNKPKKPILSVHMDLSPILLDTMYVGFSASTGLLASSHYLLGWSFKINGPAPFLDLSSLPQLRQPKKKNTSLITGVSVTALVIALCSIGIGFYLYRKIKNADVIEAWELEVGPHRYSYQELKKATKGFKEKGLLGQGGFGRVYKGTLPNSRVQVAVKRVSHESKQGLREFVSEIASIGRLRHRNLVQLLGWCRRKGDLLLVYDFMANGSLEKYLFDKTEFVLSWEQRFKIIKGVASGLLYLHEGYEQVVIHRDVKASNVLLDFELNGRLGDFGLARLYEHGANPGTTRVVGTLGYLAPELPRTGRATTGSDVFAFGALLLEVACGRRPIEPKALQEELVLVDWVWERFKEGRALEVVDPKLNGDFDESEVIMVLKLGLICSNDVPTIRPSMRQVVRILDGEVELPNDLRKPGSMERQEGFDEFLHSLASSSFDKMSSSSYIGNRDIDTSLFSFANSPQSLLNVRGETR, encoded by the coding sequence ATGCTCCTTCCAACCTCACACTACATCCCTTTCAATTTCATCATGCAAACCCTTCTTCAATTCTTCATACCATTTTTTCTCTTCCATTTTGTCCCAATTTCATCCCAAGTTGACCAACTCATATACACAGGATTTAAGGATGTTGGTCCTAACAATATAACCTTAAATGGAATTGCAGAGATTGAAAAAAATGGAGTATTAAGGTTGACAAATGAAACAAGTAGGTTAATGGGTCATGCTTTTTACCCTTTACCTTTTCAACTAAAGAACAAAACAACTGGTAAAGTTTTCTCCTTTTCTTCATCTTTTGCTATTGCTGTTGTTCCTGAGTATCCTAAACTAGGTGGTCATGGAATGGCTTTCACATTGGCACCTTCTAAGAATCTCAATGCTTTGCCAAGTCAGTATCTTGGTCTTCTTAATTCTAGTGATGCTGGTAATTTCACTAACCATCTTTTTGCTGTTGAGTTTGATACTGTTCAAGATTTTGAGTTTGGTGATATTAATGATAACCATGTTGGAATTGACATTAATAGTTTGGTGTCAAATGCTTCTGTTGCTGCGGAATATTACACTGATGATTCAACTAAACAAAATCTTAATATTAAAGGTGGAAAACCAATTCTAGTTTGGGTTGAATATGACTCTTTGGTTAATGTTGTTAGTGTTACACTTTCTCCAACTTCAAACAAACCCAAAAAACCAATTTTGTCTGTTCATATGGATTTGTCACCTATTCTTCTTGATACTATGTATGTTGGTTTCTCTGCTTCAACTGGTTTACTTGCTAGCTCTCACTATTTATTGGGTTGGAGCTTTAAAATCAATGGTCCTGCACCATTTCTTGATTTGTCTTCATTACCACAACTTCGACAaccaaagaagaaaaacacTTCTTTGATAACTGGTGTTTCGGTAACCGCTTTGGTAATTGCATTGTGTTCTATAGGAATTGGTTTTTACCTTTATAGGAAAATCAAGAATGCTGATGTGATAGAAGCATGGGAGCTTGAAGTTGGTCCACATAGGTATTCCTATCAAGAGCTCAAGAAAGCAACAAAAGGTTTCAAGGAGAAAGGGTTACTTGGGCAGGGCGGTTTTGGAAGAGTTTACAAAGGGACATTGCCGAATTCAAGGGTACAAGTAGCTGTTAAGAGAGTTTCACATGAATCAAAACAAGGGTTGAGAGAATTTGTGTCGGAAATCGCTAGCATAGGCCGGCTTCGACATCGGAATTTGGTTCAGTTACTTGGGTGGTGTCGCCGCAAAGGCGACCTACTACTCGTGTACGATTTCATGGCTAATGGAAGCTTAGAAAAGTACTTGTTTGATAAGACAGAATTTGTGCTGAGTTGGGAACAAAGGTTTAAGATTATAAAGGGTGTCGCTTCGGGTCTTTTATATCTACATGAAGGTTATGAGCAAGTTGTGATACATAGAGATGTTAAAGCTAGCAATGTGCTTTTAGATTTTGAACTCAATGGAAGATTAGGTGATTTTGGTTTGGCTAGGTTGTATGAACATGGTGCTAATCCAGGAACAACAAGAGTTGTTGGAACCTTAGGCTATTTGGCGCCTGAGTTACCTAGAACTGGAAGAGCAACAACGGGTTCCGATGTTTTTGCATTTGGGGCACTTCTTCTTGAAGTTGCTTGTGGAAGAAGGCCTATTGAACCTAAAGCATTACAAGAAGAGTTAGTTTTGGTGGATTGGGTTTGGGAAAGGTTCAAAGAAGGAAGAGCACTTGAAGTAGTTGATCCTAAATTAAATGGTGATTTTGATGAAAGTGAGGTGATTATGGTGTTGAAATTAGGATTGATATGTTCAAATGATGTTCCTACTATAAGGCCTAGTATGAGACAAGTTGTGAGGATTTTGGATGGAGAAGTTGAGTTGCCAAATGATTTGAGAAAGCCAGGAAGTATGGAACGACAAGAAGGGTTTGATGAATTCTTGCATTCACTTGCATCTTCTTCATTTGATAAGATGAGTTCAAGTTCTTATATTGGAAATAGAGATATTGATACTAGTTTGTTCTCTTTTGCTAATTCACCTCAATCACTTCTCAATGTTAGAGGTGAAACAAGGTGA